A section of the Osmia lignaria lignaria isolate PbOS001 chromosome 3, iyOsmLign1, whole genome shotgun sequence genome encodes:
- the cno gene encoding adherens junction formation factor afadin isoform X14: MRFYFQDSGQKVATKCIRVASDATSQAVIETLIEKFRPDMRMLSVPEYALYEIHENGDERKLGLDEKPLLVQLNWHIDDREGRFLLRRIDDKTNAQGVGFSSSEGSSFRRKLSKREKKQMKKQEKLSRLKSLEQEENTVPLDQNGVAEKLYTELPETSFTRSISNPEAVMRRRRQQKLERKLQQFRSKDGGPDTGGTLKIYGEALCKDVPYKTLLLSVRDSAVHVVREMLSKYGLEKVDPQQYCLVQVNSEHVNGGSQQEYILDDDECPLAILMNHPSARGSIMFHVRRRPADYVPRKRKKKPSGKWNELDHRYEDERLPFLLELNPDGSDVPNGAGARHRLQPNVTEVGSERPIGPQAVQAQTLTLTGPTVMPRHCVIAFTENIVTLTPCSRDAHTYVNNQRIHQTTILQNGAIVKFGRLHTFRFIDPAPEERIRQRHESTRQIEYGYDRLLLYRRRSPDLTGQETNVERYGSTSGTPNSGQNQGSQNQGQANQEQASHPSSPSKSTTNSAVGHPQSPTHASESTHNYETTFDLDGNVETASLTSSRDGNRTLQNDRQVRGTDPILPAVLEFLEETEETFFHAVITDVEPSAPQFKLAPTYTLYLAARYRASTHYRPELQPTERAHRLTVMLANVATMIQRVIQERYMDASSLALWLANGSELLHMLKNDRHVGAFSTRAQDILTEAVHAAFASLVRCISLELAPAMSQFMADADEPAKEAGVLQIFSNTMALLRRCRVNAALTIQLFSHLFHAINATAFNSLVSNTNLCVRWFGRRLKARLNALETWAERQGLELASQCHLATIMQATHLLQAPKYNAEELATLSSTCFKLNSLQVRALLQKYQPAADEPRLPAELIENVVRVAESVADTLARADGREIRLEEEPTLALALLLPEDGYSCEVIRGVPPGLAEFLAPLQRDGLCRMAPQPTSSGYWTIYMIDHHNNFRSPSAMSNRSGSGYSCNAGGPNSSQPEIHVIKLHKSTNGMGLSIVAAKGAGQDRLGIYIKSVVAGGAADADGRLTAGDQLLKVDGQSLVGITQEKAAEYLVRTGPIVTLEVAKQGAIYHGLATLLSQPSPVMSRAAHKVRPKSEHLETPKVQEASDEHPSSSRSMGNLLDAPRPTAITLPDRSVDPVSGPRRMSERDLPSRLGRDVTAPQQQMHTSKSVPALHNVGTDGKQQHEVFNPGYSRASSSNSVTPPVTQPLPMNAINGSTSLRSRSSHNLHDPTRIGTLPPSGLLVGRQQSSPNLNPGQATTNNNASSNVNAALNVLQGNEAERFYQNLSIYRNQDGTAKQRYSPSQHLEERNLLQPQKNSRGSQNSLNRPGTFETSQIRDRPISAYVPQNQQQSYLGGQSQSQSQSQSQSQLYSQQGCAPPPPRSQSSRDMIRQEAKLQEMQEEVRRRELRGGVPVPSNQYRPNTAYNVKANTIASTSSSVRPTKSLGSQPNLGSSPPVTVPTSPISVSSHSAKQVGTSSYGYLDPQYGSYMIQHSKSPHMHPHQHQHQHQHQSQSQAQPQSQPQSQPQPQPQPQPQPQPQPQHQHQHPHQYSHQHQYQHPHYHHHQNMQQQNFVHVQYGTTPPSRGKSELTRLQPNGMMLEYGRDQNSQETDQSQRLTIGSQYYLNGNSDVRNEQYAGENSMNRSQIAAEGNTLMTNEMTPIRPTLPEEGYTESPPPPPPNTSTHPLYNKQSDSRYTASMQDPPRGGYYPANGMGSALQPRQYQYSATNPWQREEREKEQARRREAARQWRDQQIAELSALPHRTPQQEEQLRALQLERDFQKRAEEVANQQDDDEESNDLDAESIQRLQGLLRTTTVQERNNASEPQVNLSRNNVANQSVRGNYAAQSLDRTVHGTSIITHGADASQTSQNVQTNCLSQQENSNSHSSSNFQHEQSMQMQNSAGQMQISSLIQSNTAQKSGSHGPIQSIEDKDMHRRSDEIKRRQLELDEVQKKKEEDANKQQQIQQMYQQQQQQQQQHLHHHHHHHLQQPQSHIKSQQMLHPNMLRLDNLSINGLTSSSTQNGNNDAPLPPERGSSFAVMSQTGVLRSNNSNSSNIMTLTSPQSTTVKRVSFHDSNANVESVQRNVSSGNLTAIPSTTMDVISEDPNIFINDAEMLLASPKTPEGPGIPISGSTPGVIGAQEVYKDPRQRRLAEKQKQQQQNSQVGPVPEKLSFKEKMKMFAMETGEDGTPRDKVKISRAQREIDNIGNPTTALISNNGNNSSNNYNNNNGNNINAVTTNNTNNSNSSSSSSSSNNNAHNNRN, translated from the exons ATGAGATTTTATTTTCAAGACAGCGGTCAGAAAGTGGCGACAAAATGTATTAGGGTAGCATCAGATGCGACGAGTCAAGCGGTGATCGAaactttaattgaaaaattccgTCCAGATATGCGAATGCTCTCGGTTCCGGAGTATGCGCTTTACGAAATACACGAAAACGGCG ACGAACGTAAACTCGGTCTGGATGAGAAACCACTGCTGGTGCAGCTAAATTGGCACATCGATGATCGAGAAGGACGTTTTCTGTTGAGGAGGATCGATGATAAGACGAACGCGCAAGGCGTAGGCTTCTCTTCTTCGGAGGGGTCCAGCTTTCGTAGAAAGCTGAGCAAACGGGAAAAGAAACAGATGAAGAAACAAGAAAAACTGAGTCGCCTAAAGAGTTTGGAACAAGAGGAAAACACAGTGCCCCTCGATCAGAATGGCGTGGCTGAAAAATTGTACACGG AATTGCCGGAAACTAGCTTTACCAGAAGCATTTCGAATCCGGAAGCCGTGATGAGGAGGCGACGTCAGCAAAAGTTGGAAAGAAAACTGCAGCAGTTTCGCAGCAAGGATGGTGGCCCGGACACCGGTGGGACATTGAAGATTTACGGCGAAGCGCTTTGCAAGGATGTACCGTATAAAACGCTACTTCTGAGCGTACGAGATTCAGCGGTTCACGTTGTGCGAGAGATGCTCTCCAAATACGGTTTAGAGAAGGTTGATCCGCAGCAGTATTGTCTCGTGCAG GTAAATAGCGAACACGTTAACGGAGGATCTCAACAGGAATACATATTGGACGACGACGAATGCCCTCTAGCTATTCTCATGAATCATCCTTCTGCACGAG GTTCCATCATGTTTCATGTCCGAAGAAGGCCTGCCGATTACGTGCCTCGGAAACGGAAGAAAAAGCCTAGTGGCAAGTGGAACGAACTCGATCACAG ATACGAAGATGAAAGATTGCCCTTTTTACTGGAATTGAATCCTGACGGGAGCGACGTTCCAAATGGAGCTGGTGCAAGACATCGGTTACAACCTAACGTGACGGAGGTGGGTTCGGAAAGACCGATAGGCCCTCAAGCTGTTCAAGCTCAAACTCTCACGTTGACTGGACCGACTGTTATGCCGAGACACTGTGTGATCGCTTTTACGGAAAATATCGTTACTCTCACCCCTTGCTCCAGGGATGCTCACACATACGTGAACAACCAACGGATACATCAAACGACGATACTCCAG AACGGAGCGATCGTGAAATTCGGCAGACTGCATACCTTTCGGTTCATCGATCCGGCACCCGAAGAACGCATCAGACAACGACACGAGTCTACGAGGCAAATCGAATACGGTTACGATCG CTTGCTTCTGTACCGTAGACGCTCGCCAGACTTGACTGGTCAGGAGACAAACGTGGAGCGATACGGCTCGACATCCGGCACTCCGAACAGCGGACAGAATCAAGGGTCGCAGAATCAGGGCCAGGCGAATCAAGAACAAGCTTCTCATCCATCTAGTCCGAGCAAATCGACGACTAATTCCGCTGTTGGTCATCCTCAAAGTCCGACGCACGCGTCAGAGTCCACCCATAATTACGAGACTACGTTTGATCTCGATGGAAACGTTGAGACTGCCAGTTTAACCAGCAGCAGAGACGGTAACAG GACGTTGCAAAATGATCGGCAAGTACGTGGCACGGATCCAATTTTGCCAGCCGTGCTGGAGTTCCTGGAGGAAACGGAGGAAACGTTTTTCCACGCGGTGATCACGGACGTGGAACCGTCCGCGCCTCAATTCAAACTTGCACCAACGTATACGCTTTATCTGGCAGCGAGGTACCGGGCAAGTACGCATTACAGGCCAGAGCTACAACCGACGGAAAGGGCGCACAGGTTGACCGTGATGCTGGCGAATGTTGCCACCATGATACAACGCGTGATACAG GAACGATACATGGACGCGTCTTCTCTGGCGCTGTGGTTGGCAAACGGGTCAGAATTATTGCACATGCTGAAGAACGATCGACACGTGGGTGCGTTCTCGACAAGAGCGCAAGACATTCTGACGGAAGCTGTTCACGCTGCATTCGCATCTTTAGTGCGATGTATATCTTTAGAGCTAGCTCCTGCAATGTCTCAGTTCATGGCTGACGCCGACGAGCCTGCGAAAGAGGCCGgggttttacaaatattttccaACACGATGGCTCTGCTAAGGCGGTGCAGAGTAAATGCCGCTCTCACTATTCAATTGTTCAGCCACTTGTTTCACGCGATCAACGCGACAGCTTTCAACTCGTTGGTCTCGAATACGAATTTGTGCGTCCGATGGTTCGGTCGTCGATTGAAAGCAAGATTGAACGCGCTCGAGACCTGGGCCGAGAGGCAGGGTCTCGAATTGGCGAGCCAGTGCCATTTGGCGACGATCATGCAAGCGACGCACTTGCTACAGGCGCCGAAATACAACGCGGAGGAGCTTGCCACCTTAAGCTCCACGTGTTTCAAATTGAATTCTCTTCAGGTCAGGGCGTTGTTACAAAAGTATCAACCAGCCGCTGACGAACCGAGACTTCCAGCGGAACTGATCGAGAACGTGGTACGAGTAGCGGAGAGTGTGGCCGACACGCTAGCGCGTGCTGACGGCAGAGAGATTCGACTCGAGGAAGAGCCAACGCTCGCGTTGGCGCTTCTTCTGCCCGAGGATGGGTACAGTTGCGAGGTGATACGCGGAGTTCCACCAGGATTAGCAGAATTCTTAGCACCGTTGCAACGAGACGGTCTATGTCGAATGGCTCCGCAGCCTACGAGCAGCGGATACTGGACCATATACATGATCGATCATCACAACAAT TTTCGCAGTCCCAGCGCGATGAGTAACAGATCCGGTAGCGGCTATTCCTGTAACGCAGGAGGACCAAATTCCTCTCAGCCAGAGATACACGTGATCAAATTACACAAATCTACCAACGGGATGGGTTTGAGCATTGTCGCGGCAAAG GGCGCCGGTCAAGATAGGCTGGGAATATATATAAAAAGCGTGGTTGCAGGTGGTGCCGCCGATGCT GATGGTAGATTGACGGCTGGCGATCAACTGCTCAAGGTTGACGGACAAAGTTTAGTTGGAATTACTCAAGAAAA AGCCGCCGAGTATCTGGTGCGCACGGGACCGATAGTGACCCTCGAAGTTGCCAAGCAGGGTGCCATATATCATGGTTTGGCTACTTTATTGTCGCAACCGTCACCGGTTATGAGCAGAG CAGCGCACAAGGTTCGACCCAAGTCCGAGCACTTGGAAACTCCAAAGGTACAAGAAGCAAGCGACGAGCATCCGTCCAGCTCGCGTTCGATGGGTAATTTATTGGATGCGCCAAGGCCCACGGCAATTACTTTGCCAGACCGTTCGGTCGATCCAGTGTCAG GACCTCGCCGCATGAGCGAACGAGATTTACCATCGCGACTTGGACGCGACGTAACCGCTCCTCAGCAACAAATGCATACCAGCAAGTCCGTGCCAGCGTTGCACA ACGTAGGTACCGATGGTAAGCAACAGCACGAGGTATTCAACCCTGGTTATAGCAGAGCATCTTCCAGTAATAGCGTTACTCCGCCAGTCACCCAGCCGTTGCCAATGAACGCCATTAATGGCTCAACGTCGTTACGTTCTCG TTCCAGTCATAATTTACACGACCCGACGAGAATCGGTACGTTACCGCCGAGCGGTCTTCTGGTCGGTAGACAACAATCCTCTCCGAATTTGAATCCTGGTCAAGCAACAACGAATAACAATGCTTCGAGTAACGTTAACGCGGCCTTGAACGTGCTTCAAGGTAACGAAGCTGAAAGGTTTTATCAGAATTTGAGTATCTACAGGAATCAAGACGGCACGGCGAAACAACGATATAGTCCATCTCAACATTTGGAGGAGAG AAATCTTCTGCAGCCGCAGAAGAACTCGAGAGGTTCGCAAAATTCTTTGAATCGACCGGGAACGTTTGAAACTAGCCAAATCAGAGACCGTCCAATATCCGCTTACGTACCTCAAAACCAACAACAGTCTTATTTAGGCGGGCAATCGCAGTCGCAGTCGCAGTCGCAATCGCAATCGCAATTGTATTCGCAACAAGGATGCGCACCGCCACCTCCGAGATCTCAGTCCTCGCGAGACATGATACGACAGGAAGCAAAACTTCAGGAAATGCAGGAAGAAGTGAGAAGACGAGAATTGCGGGGTGGCGTGCCAGTTCCATCGAATCAATATCGACCAAATACCGCGTACAATGTAAAAGCAAATACGATTGCATCGACAAGTTCCTCCGTTCGTCCGACGAAATCTCTTGGTTCTCAACCAAATTTGGGATCGAGTCCGCCGGTGACGGTGCCCACATCTCCGATTTCGGTATCCAGCCATAGCGCGAAACAAGTTGGTACCTCTAGTTACGGTTACTTGGATCCGCAGTATGGATCGTACATGATCCAACACAGCAAGTCCCCGCATATGCATCCGCATCAACATCAACACCAGCATCAGCATCAATCTCAATCTCAAGCTCAACCTCAATCTCAGCCTCAGTCTCAACCTCAACCTCAACCTCAACCTCAACCTCAACCTCAACCTCAACCTCAACATCAGCATCAACACCCGCATCAATACTCTCATCAACACCAATACCAACATCCGCATTACCATCACCATCAGAACATGCAACAGCAGAACTTTGTGCACGTCCAATACGGCACTACGCCTCCATCGAGAGGAAAAAGCGAATTGACGCGATTACAACCGAATGGAATGATGCTCGAATATGGAAGAGATCAGAACTCTCAAGAAACTGATCAAAGTCAACGTCTTACCATTGGATCGCAGTAttatttaaatggaaattcGGACGTACGAAACGAACAGTACGCTGGTGAAAATAGCATGAATAGATCACAGATCGCGGCAGAAGGTAATACTTTGATGACTAATGAGATGACTCCGATTAGACCCACCCTTCCGGAAGAGGGATACACCGAAAGCCCTCCGCCACCGCCACCAAACACTTCGACTCATCCTCTTTATAACAAACAGTCGGATTCGAG ATACACCGCGAGTATGCAGGATCCTCCTCGCGGCGGATATTACCCGGCTAACGGGATGGGAAGCGCGTTGCAACCGCGTCAGTATCAGTACAGTGCCACGAATCCTTGGCagcgagaagaaagagaaaag GAACAAGCGCGCAGAAGGGAAGCGGCAAGACAATGGCGGGACCAACAAATAGCGGAATTAAGCGCGTTACCTCATAGAACTCCCCAACAGGAAGAACAGCTTAGAGCGCTCCAGTTGGAGAGGGATTTTCAAAAGAGAGCCGAAGAGGTCGCTAATCAACAAGACGATGACGAGGAAAGCAATGATTTGGACGCAGAGAGTATACAGCGACTTCAAGGGTTGCTTCGTACAACGACGGTTCAAGAACGAAACAATGCATCGGAACCACAGGTCAATCTGtccagaaacaacgtggccaaTCAATCCGTCAGAGGAAACTATGCTGCACAAAGCCTGGATAGAACCGTGCATGGTACGAGTATTATCACGCACGGGGCTGACGCATCGCAAACTTCCCAAAACGTTCAAACGAATTGTTTAAGCCAGCAAGAAAACTCTAATTCCCATTCGTCGTCGAACTTTCAACACGAGCAAAGCATGCAAATGCAAAATAGTGCCGGACAAATGCAGATATCATCCTTAATTCAATCGAATACTGCTCAAAAGTCCGGCTCCCATGGTCCTATTCAGTCCATCGAAGACAAAGATATGCATCGTAGATCAGATGAGATTAAACGAAGGCAGTTGGAACTCGATGAAgttcagaaaaagaaagaggaagatgcTAATAAGCAGCAACAAATTCAACAGATGtatcaacagcagcaacaacagcaacaacagcatctccaccatcatcaccatcatcatttGCAGCAACCGCAATCTCATATCAAGAGTCAACAAATGTTACATCCTAATATGTTACGGTTGGATAACTTGTCCATTAATGGACTCACCTCGTCTT CTACACAAAATGGTAATAACGACGCGCCTCTGCCACCGGAACGAGGTTCCAGTTTTGCGGTGATGTCGCAGACTGGGGTACTCCGATCGAACAATTCAAATTCATCGAATATTATGACATTAACTTCCCCGCAATCAACGACCGTCAAGAGAGTCTCCTTTCATGATTCGAACGCAAACGTGGAATCAGTACAACGAAATGTATCGTCTGGAAATTTAACCGCGATTCCGTCCACAACTATGGATGTCATTTCAGAAGATCCAAAC ATTTTCATCAACGATGCTGAAATGTTATTGGCATCTCCAAAGACGCCCGAAGGACCTGGTATACCAATTAGCGGTAGTACACCTGGCGTGATAGGCGCTCAAGAAGTTTACAA GGATCCGAGGCAAAGACGACTTGCTGAAAAGCAAAAACAACAGCAACAAAATTCTCAAGTTGGACCAGTACCTGAGAAACTAAGTTTCAAGGAGAAAATGAAGATGTTTGCGATGGAAACGGGAGAAGATGGAACACCACGGGATAAGGTGAAAATTTCGCGTGCTCAACGCGAAATAGATAACATAGGTAATCCTACTACTGCACTGATCAGCAATAACGGCAACAACAGCAGTAATAATTACAACAACAATAACGGTAACAATATCAATGCCGTTACTACTAACAATACAAACAatagcaacagcagcagcagcagcagcagcagcaacaacaacgcTCATAACAATAGGAATTAA